The following are encoded in a window of Actinomycetota bacterium genomic DNA:
- a CDS encoding ABC transporter substrate-binding protein, whose amino-acid sequence MLGLRKTQFGATMVLAASLALTLAACSSSDSASTDSSPAPAESSVASSTTLTVDPAIVALLPADIASAGTLKIGTELGYPPMEYIEADGVTLTGFDIDMANDIATLMGLTPEIKNATFDSIIPSVQSNRYDLGISSFTINPERMKQVDFVSYLTSGDSGVVPAGNPMGIALDASMCGTKVGVLKGSTQETVTIPQLVKICTTAGSPEPAVTVIAASDQMPIALASGRVESLISDTANAASIAQGSDGKFEVSEGTPLNSVLLGVLMNKKSGLAPAVQAAIQSLIDSGRYQEIAEKYDLETSTLTTAEINPKS is encoded by the coding sequence ATGCTCGGATTGCGCAAGACACAGTTCGGCGCCACGATGGTGCTCGCTGCGTCGCTGGCACTGACTTTGGCTGCCTGCAGCAGCTCAGACTCGGCGTCAACTGACTCATCACCGGCACCGGCCGAATCAAGCGTGGCATCGTCAACAACATTGACTGTTGACCCCGCCATTGTCGCCCTGCTGCCGGCGGACATCGCATCAGCTGGAACGCTGAAGATCGGTACCGAGCTTGGGTACCCCCCGATGGAATACATCGAGGCTGATGGCGTCACGCTGACCGGCTTCGACATCGATATGGCCAATGACATTGCCACCTTGATGGGCCTGACTCCTGAGATCAAGAATGCGACATTCGATTCGATCATCCCATCGGTGCAGAGCAATCGCTATGACTTGGGCATCTCCTCTTTCACCATCAATCCTGAGCGCATGAAGCAGGTTGACTTTGTCTCCTATCTCACCTCAGGAGATTCCGGTGTCGTTCCAGCGGGCAATCCAATGGGCATTGCTCTTGACGCCTCTATGTGTGGCACCAAGGTCGGTGTGCTGAAGGGCAGCACGCAGGAGACCGTGACGATTCCGCAATTGGTCAAGATCTGCACAACTGCGGGTTCACCAGAGCCAGCAGTCACAGTGATCGCAGCCTCTGACCAGATGCCTATTGCTCTTGCCAGCGGACGGGTTGAATCGCTGATTTCGGACACGGCCAATGCGGCATCCATTGCCCAAGGCTCAGATGGCAAGTTCGAGGTCTCAGAAGGAACGCCGCTGAACTCGGTTCTGCTTGGCGTGTTGATGAACAAGAAGAGCGGCCTCGCGCCAGCGGTGCAGGCGGCGATTCAGTCGCTCATCGACAGTGGTCGCTATCAGGAAATTGCTGAGAAGTACGACCTGGAGACGAGCACGTTGACGACGGCCGAGATCAATCCGAAGTCCTAG
- a CDS encoding ice-binding family protein, with the protein MNTHFTPRGSRKAKGLASTSLTLAIVGGLVVAFSVNALAASSVGLGTADSFGVLAGAGITNTGSTTINGDIGTFPTTTITGLGSMTINGTNHAGDSVTQGAKTDLITAYNAVAGQPSNVTISADLGGTTLVSGVYSSATSLGLTGTLTLNAAGDPNAAFIFQAGSTLTTAAGSRVALINGAQACNVFWQIGSSATLGTTTDFKGNILALTDITLNTGAEVEGRVLARNGAVTLDTNRVISPTCSNSSSGTPVAEIVYAANIGPLAQGLVCPWGGQYDGLGLCRGSGANPLMNVITTPTASATPTPTASAPVSPSATVPTVTPPTVTPGPTATRTPVVPVQILRKPVGGVDTGQFE; encoded by the coding sequence ATGAATACACACTTCACACCACGAGGTTCTCGAAAAGCAAAAGGACTTGCATCAACAAGTTTGACGCTGGCAATCGTCGGCGGACTCGTCGTCGCATTTTCAGTGAACGCGCTGGCAGCGAGCAGCGTGGGGCTCGGAACTGCGGACAGTTTTGGAGTATTGGCTGGAGCAGGCATCACCAATACCGGTTCCACTACTATCAACGGCGACATCGGCACGTTTCCCACTACGACCATCACTGGGCTCGGCAGCATGACGATCAACGGCACCAACCACGCTGGAGACTCGGTGACCCAGGGCGCAAAAACTGATCTGATTACGGCCTACAACGCTGTGGCTGGACAGCCGAGCAACGTAACGATCAGCGCTGATCTCGGAGGAACCACGCTTGTCTCCGGCGTCTACAGCTCTGCTACATCCCTTGGTTTGACGGGAACCCTCACCCTTAATGCCGCAGGCGATCCCAATGCTGCATTCATCTTTCAGGCTGGCTCGACCCTGACCACGGCTGCCGGCAGTCGGGTGGCACTCATCAACGGGGCTCAGGCCTGCAATGTGTTCTGGCAGATCGGAAGTTCGGCGACTCTTGGCACCACGACCGACTTCAAGGGCAATATCCTGGCCTTGACCGATATCACCTTGAATACCGGCGCTGAGGTTGAAGGTCGGGTCCTTGCCCGCAACGGCGCCGTGACCTTGGATACCAACCGAGTTATCAGCCCGACGTGCAGCAACTCCAGTTCTGGCACTCCGGTGGCAGAGATTGTGTACGCAGCGAATATCGGCCCTCTGGCCCAAGGTCTGGTCTGTCCATGGGGCGGTCAGTACGACGGTTTGGGGCTCTGTAGAGGTTCCGGTGCAAATCCGCTGATGAACGTGATCACCACGCCTACCGCGTCGGCCACGCCAACACCAACAGCCAGTGCCCCTGTGAGCCCGTCGGCAACTGTTCCGACCGTTACACCTCCAACGGTTACTCCAGGACCCACGGCAACGCGCACTCCCGTTGTACCTGTGCAGATCCTTCGTAAGCCCGTTGGTGGAGTCGACACCGGCCAATTTGAATAG
- a CDS encoding amino acid ABC transporter ATP-binding protein, which yields MVKSQGVHKRFGGLEVLKGIDLEVQRGEVFCLVGPSGSGKSTFLRCINHLEKIDSGRLSVDGELVGYREVNGKLHELRDRDAAKKRREIGMVFQRFNLFPHMTAMQNIMEAPLRVKGEPTDRVRERARGLLERVGLADKANSYPRQLSGGQQQRVAIARALAMEPKLMLFDEPTSALDPELVGDVLDVMRQLAIDGMTMIVVTHEMGFAREVGDSLVFIDGGVVVESGHPRDVLANPQHERTKAFLSKVL from the coding sequence ATGGTGAAGAGCCAGGGCGTGCACAAGCGCTTCGGTGGACTTGAGGTGCTCAAAGGAATAGATCTTGAAGTGCAGCGCGGTGAGGTCTTCTGCCTGGTGGGGCCCTCAGGCTCGGGCAAGTCAACCTTCCTGCGCTGCATCAATCACCTGGAGAAGATCGACAGTGGTCGCCTGTCCGTTGATGGTGAGCTCGTGGGCTATCGAGAAGTCAATGGCAAGCTGCATGAACTTCGCGATCGCGATGCAGCAAAGAAGCGCCGCGAGATCGGCATGGTCTTTCAACGATTCAATCTATTTCCGCATATGACAGCAATGCAGAACATCATGGAAGCTCCGCTGCGTGTCAAAGGCGAGCCAACTGACCGCGTGCGCGAACGAGCGCGAGGCTTGCTGGAGCGCGTTGGCCTGGCCGACAAAGCCAACTCCTATCCACGTCAGCTGTCAGGAGGTCAGCAGCAGCGCGTAGCGATTGCGCGAGCGCTGGCGATGGAACCAAAGTTGATGCTGTTTGACGAGCCAACCTCCGCCTTGGATCCTGAATTGGTCGGCGATGTGCTTGACGTCATGCGGCAATTGGCCATCGATGGCATGACCATGATTGTGGTCACTCACGAGATGGGCTTTGCGCGCGAGGTCGGCGACAGCCTGGTCTTCATCGATGGAGGCGTCGTGGTTGAATCGGGGCATCCGCGCGATGTGCTGGCCAATCCGCAGCATGAGCGCACGAAGGCATTTCTTTCCAAAGTGCTCTGA
- a CDS encoding UbiA family prenyltransferase yields MLTRARALARMCILLALASHPAPALAVTIVVSTLAWRTGWESTSLAIFVLAMLTGQLSVGWSNDAHDAQMDLAAARLDKPVVASALSVQLLWRSAAGALTISVLASFAAAGVAGGFHVLSLLAAWAYNLRLSRTTWSWLPYAIAFGLIPPFITEGLDPAQSPALWSIAVFMALGVAAHLANAAQDASTDAEYGHTSAAIRLGERGSKLLALALLLLGTALLVWQLWDANPTVATATAVLSAVIGGVGYFRSSLFFKAILLLALADVALLLLTEVSIVS; encoded by the coding sequence ATGCTGACCCGCGCGCGCGCTCTTGCTCGCATGTGCATCCTGCTCGCACTTGCAAGCCATCCTGCGCCAGCGCTTGCCGTAACGATCGTGGTGTCGACTTTGGCCTGGCGCACTGGATGGGAGTCGACCTCCCTCGCGATCTTCGTGCTGGCCATGTTGACCGGGCAGTTGAGCGTTGGCTGGAGCAATGACGCGCACGACGCGCAGATGGATCTGGCAGCCGCGCGTCTGGACAAGCCGGTCGTTGCATCTGCTCTCAGCGTTCAGTTGCTGTGGCGCAGCGCAGCTGGAGCGCTCACGATCAGTGTGCTCGCATCGTTCGCGGCAGCGGGAGTCGCTGGTGGCTTTCATGTGCTGTCATTGCTTGCGGCATGGGCGTACAACTTGCGACTCTCTCGAACAACCTGGTCCTGGCTCCCGTATGCAATTGCCTTTGGCTTGATTCCCCCATTCATCACCGAAGGCCTGGATCCGGCACAAAGTCCTGCCCTGTGGTCGATCGCGGTGTTCATGGCACTGGGCGTGGCCGCACATCTGGCAAATGCCGCGCAGGATGCATCGACCGATGCCGAATACGGACACACAAGCGCTGCAATCAGACTTGGTGAACGGGGCAGCAAGTTGCTCGCACTCGCACTTCTCCTGCTAGGGACAGCCTTGCTGGTGTGGCAACTCTGGGATGCCAACCCGACGGTTGCGACGGCGACGGCTGTGCTCAGCGCCGTCATCGGTGGCGTCGGCTATTTCAGATCATCGCTGTTCTTCAAGGCCATCCTGCTCCTGGCACTCGCCGATGTCGCACTGCTCCTACTGACAGAGGTCTCGATCGTCAGTTGA
- a CDS encoding amino acid ABC transporter permease — protein MTEPTEPIKAVPVRHPGRWVATAVILVLVAMFFNMAATNPNFSWDVVWEFLFNSQILKGVWATIWITIVAMIVGVGLGVLFAVMRLSPNPVLSNVAMAYIWFFRGTPVLVQLIFWFNLAALVPMLSIGIPFGPTFASWDTNDVITPFMAALLGLGLNEGAYMAEIARAGIQSVDEGQGEASSALGMSRAKTMRRIVLPQAMRVIIPPTGNEVISMLKTTSLVSVVALPELLYNTQQIYARTYQTIPLLIVASIWYLILTSILTIGQFYVERHYGRGTSSRVERSFWSRWRQMIFKFHQPPPPPSTTVLDPNSGVR, from the coding sequence ATGACCGAGCCGACTGAACCGATCAAGGCCGTGCCTGTTCGTCACCCGGGTCGGTGGGTCGCCACCGCGGTGATCCTCGTGCTCGTGGCCATGTTCTTCAACATGGCTGCCACCAATCCCAATTTCTCATGGGATGTGGTGTGGGAGTTCTTGTTCAACAGCCAGATTCTCAAGGGAGTCTGGGCCACCATCTGGATCACGATTGTGGCGATGATCGTCGGCGTTGGCCTTGGCGTCTTGTTCGCAGTGATGCGGCTTTCGCCGAATCCGGTGCTGTCCAACGTTGCGATGGCCTATATCTGGTTCTTCCGAGGAACCCCGGTACTTGTCCAGTTGATCTTCTGGTTCAACCTCGCAGCTCTCGTGCCGATGCTGTCGATCGGGATTCCCTTTGGTCCGACGTTCGCCAGCTGGGACACCAATGACGTCATCACACCCTTCATGGCAGCGCTCTTGGGGCTTGGCTTGAATGAAGGCGCGTACATGGCCGAAATCGCCAGAGCTGGTATCCAGTCTGTTGACGAAGGCCAAGGGGAGGCATCGTCAGCACTGGGCATGAGCCGGGCAAAGACCATGCGGCGCATCGTGCTGCCGCAGGCCATGCGCGTGATCATCCCGCCGACCGGCAACGAAGTCATCAGCATGCTGAAGACCACGTCGCTTGTCAGTGTGGTCGCCCTGCCAGAACTGCTCTACAACACGCAGCAGATCTATGCACGTACCTACCAGACGATTCCACTGCTTATCGTCGCGAGCATCTGGTACCTCATATTGACCTCGATACTGACCATCGGACAGTTCTACGTCGAGCGGCACTACGGACGCGGCACCTCCAGTCGAGTCGAACGGTCGTTCTGGAGTCGCTGGCGCCAGATGATCTTCAAGTTCCATCAGCCTCCACCCCCGCCGTCCACGACAGTGCTTGATCCGAACAGCGGTGTGCGATGA
- a CDS encoding aromatic ring-hydroxylating dioxygenase subunit alpha produces the protein MFILNAWYVVAWSSEVTREPARRIVCSIPVVLYRAIDGTAVALTDRCAHRGFPLSAGTVVGDAIRCGYHGFTYDGAGACIGIPAQERIPAGMAVRAFPLVEKDGWLWIWLGDPSDADRAKVADTHWMTDESWATVTHTVAIACRAELVHDNLLDLTHESFLYTSTVGDEYIVDYGVSVEVDGDVVSVDRLMPSVQAPPLYARTMQTEGLFDRFHCTEFHAPSFHILHSGITGEGRPREEGHLIKVLNGITPVDESTCIYFYAFSRNFAVDQQWATEELQTGLATVLEEDKNALELQEIGLQSRPSTERDRLIAQDAGIARARRVMAGLLDREKASPRG, from the coding sequence ATGTTCATTCTGAATGCTTGGTATGTGGTTGCGTGGAGCAGCGAGGTCACGCGCGAGCCGGCGCGCAGGATTGTGTGCTCGATTCCGGTTGTGCTGTATCGCGCGATCGATGGCACTGCAGTGGCTCTGACTGATCGATGCGCGCACAGGGGATTCCCGCTCTCAGCTGGCACTGTTGTGGGCGATGCAATTCGCTGCGGGTATCACGGTTTCACATACGACGGCGCTGGAGCATGCATTGGCATTCCTGCGCAGGAGCGCATCCCTGCGGGCATGGCTGTGCGAGCTTTCCCGCTCGTTGAGAAGGACGGGTGGCTCTGGATCTGGCTGGGGGACCCTTCCGACGCCGATCGGGCCAAGGTCGCGGACACCCATTGGATGACTGATGAGTCCTGGGCCACGGTCACGCACACTGTCGCTATCGCTTGTCGCGCCGAACTCGTGCACGACAACCTGCTCGATCTCACGCATGAGTCATTTCTGTACACATCGACGGTGGGGGATGAGTACATCGTTGACTATGGAGTGAGTGTTGAAGTTGACGGCGATGTCGTCTCTGTCGACCGCCTGATGCCAAGCGTGCAAGCGCCACCGCTCTATGCCCGAACGATGCAGACCGAAGGGCTCTTCGACCGCTTTCACTGCACGGAGTTCCACGCCCCCAGCTTTCATATCCTCCATTCGGGCATCACCGGAGAAGGCCGTCCACGCGAAGAGGGTCACCTCATCAAGGTGCTCAACGGCATCACTCCGGTGGATGAGTCCACATGCATCTACTTCTATGCCTTCAGCCGAAATTTCGCCGTTGATCAGCAATGGGCGACCGAGGAATTGCAGACGGGCCTCGCCACGGTGCTGGAGGAGGACAAGAATGCCTTGGAATTGCAGGAAATTGGCTTACAGTCTCGCCCAAGCACTGAACGTGACCGCCTCATTGCTCAGGATGCAGGCATCGCGAGAGCTCGTCGTGTGATGGCAGGACTTCTCGATCGAGAGAAGGCAAGTCCCAGGGGGTAA
- a CDS encoding TlpA disulfide reductase family protein produces the protein MALLLTACGREPLGARVSEEVGVTTYAPSDRVDLPPIAGQTLGGAPLSITDLRGRVVVLNSWASWCEPCKQEAAALVAASNTLQPRGVRFVGLNVTDEEASARQYTSKYAIAYPSIVDAKGTKLASIPGVPPGALPSTLIIDMQGRIAVRIIGVVKEPAFSEQVQAVLAEG, from the coding sequence ATGGCGCTGCTGCTCACCGCCTGTGGTCGTGAACCTCTTGGCGCTCGCGTGTCTGAGGAAGTCGGAGTGACCACGTACGCGCCAAGCGACCGCGTGGACCTGCCGCCCATCGCTGGGCAGACCCTGGGTGGTGCGCCACTGTCGATCACTGACCTGCGCGGCCGCGTAGTGGTCTTGAATTCGTGGGCTTCGTGGTGTGAGCCATGCAAGCAGGAAGCGGCAGCGCTGGTGGCCGCTTCGAACACCCTTCAGCCGCGGGGAGTTCGGTTTGTCGGGCTGAACGTCACCGATGAGGAAGCTTCTGCCAGGCAGTACACATCCAAATACGCCATTGCCTATCCGAGCATCGTGGATGCCAAGGGCACGAAGCTGGCCTCCATTCCTGGCGTCCCCCCGGGTGCACTGCCCAGCACCCTCATCATCGACATGCAGGGCCGAATAGCGGTCCGAATCATCGGCGTGGTCAAAGAGCCCGCATTCTCTGAGCAAGTACAGGCTGTACTAGCAGAGGGTTGA